A stretch of the Synergistaceae bacterium genome encodes the following:
- a CDS encoding glycosyltransferase produces MGNSQELYYWVIWWGWWIVQFVLYTLLGLLMCDGVYQIIVSIRGFWNQKEMPRAKRYRRFAVLIPAHNEAQVIVPLLRSLLDQNYPKNCYRVFVSCDNCTDNTAELVREHGAVALERFDAEHNGKTWNVRWALTKLPMDEVDALAMFDADNLADKNFLARMNDYMELHPEAEAIQGVLDVKNPDDNWLTRSYALAYWFSNRFWQLARGLWGLSCTLGGTGLVIRAATLERIGWDLESLTEDLEMSTRLILSGSRVHWNDAALIYDEKPQSMEVSKRQRTRWMQGHYWVLWHYGMDALKSFFVTRKLQYLDLFLYLLAPAKSCLGIIIMIAGMAYTLVNNMILFPTISKSTPQTTIDWVLFFGLPIFFIIAFCLICVIVGPSMHEKKFTLRYVKDTFAYFWFGITWIPILFKAAFLAKNQGIWVKTEHTRGISLDQIEKD; encoded by the coding sequence ATGGGAAACTCGCAGGAACTGTACTACTGGGTCATATGGTGGGGCTGGTGGATAGTACAGTTTGTGCTCTATACACTTCTTGGTTTACTCATGTGTGACGGAGTATATCAGATTATCGTCAGCATAAGAGGATTCTGGAATCAGAAGGAGATGCCACGCGCGAAGCGCTACCGCAGGTTTGCTGTGCTTATCCCCGCCCATAACGAAGCGCAGGTTATCGTTCCGCTTCTCAGGAGCCTGCTGGATCAGAACTATCCAAAGAACTGCTACCGGGTCTTTGTTTCCTGTGACAATTGTACCGACAACACGGCGGAGCTCGTACGCGAGCACGGGGCCGTTGCTCTTGAGCGCTTTGACGCGGAACACAACGGCAAGACGTGGAATGTACGCTGGGCGTTGACCAAACTGCCTATGGACGAGGTAGATGCACTTGCCATGTTCGACGCGGATAACCTTGCGGATAAAAACTTCCTTGCCCGTATGAACGACTATATGGAGCTTCATCCTGAGGCAGAGGCAATACAGGGCGTCCTCGATGTAAAAAATCCGGATGATAATTGGCTGACACGTTCTTATGCGCTTGCTTACTGGTTCTCCAACCGCTTCTGGCAGCTTGCGCGCGGACTGTGGGGTCTTTCATGCACACTTGGCGGTACAGGGCTTGTGATCCGTGCCGCTACGCTTGAGAGGATCGGATGGGACCTCGAAAGCCTCACTGAGGATCTCGAGATGTCTACGCGTCTGATATTGTCAGGCAGCAGGGTCCACTGGAACGACGCTGCATTGATCTACGACGAAAAACCTCAGAGCATGGAGGTCTCAAAACGTCAGCGTACCCGCTGGATGCAGGGTCACTACTGGGTATTATGGCACTACGGCATGGATGCGCTTAAATCATTCTTTGTAACCAGGAAACTCCAGTACCTCGACCTCTTTCTCTATCTGCTCGCGCCGGCGAAGTCCTGTCTCGGAATAATCATAATGATCGCGGGCATGGCGTACACGCTGGTGAACAATATGATCCTTTTCCCGACAATTTCCAAGAGCACGCCGCAGACAACTATAGATTGGGTACTCTTCTTCGGGCTGCCGATATTCTTCATAATCGCGTTTTGTCTGATATGTGTCATTGTTGGACCTTCCATGCACGAAAAGAAATTCACTTTGAGATACGTCAAAGATACGTTTGCATATTTTTGGTTTGGGATCACCTGGATACCGATATTGTTTAAGGCTGCGTTCCTTGCAAAAAACCAGGGAATATGGGTCAAAACGGAACAT